From the genome of Kaistella daneshvariae, one region includes:
- the rpsR gene encoding 30S ribosomal protein S18 has protein sequence MAIDDMAKQASAGGESEVRFLTPVDINTKSDTKYCRFKKYGIKHVDYKDPNFLLQFVNEQGKILPRRYTGTSLKYQRKVSAAIKRARHLAMMPYVADLLK, from the coding sequence ATGGCAATAGATGATATGGCTAAACAAGCCTCAGCAGGTGGTGAATCGGAAGTAAGATTTTTAACTCCGGTAGACATCAACACAAAATCTGACACAAAATACTGTAGATTTAAAAAATACGGTATCAAGCATGTAGATTACAAAGATCCTAACTTCTTACTTCAGTTCGTTAACGAGCAAGGTAAAATTTTACCAAGAAGATATACAGGAACTTCTTTGAAATACCAAAGAAAAGTATCTGCAGCAATCAAAAGAGCAAGACATTTGGCAATGATGCCTTATGTAGCTGATTTATTAAAATAA
- a CDS encoding DUF4197 family protein — translation MNRNTILVATMAVATLGSTAQSCVALATSAVGIAVLKQILLGGITKGLNIFGDKNSFLANNLIDAALPSQLRDLNNTLQKLGLNSLVQKEKEYIAEAAAFTVETSRPILVNAVNSLTADDAARILQGGSGAATQILRERTSEQLMLAIAPKVDAKLNEFGLVQSLNSALTGTNLLSGIFGGQTNNGLTSGISKFAAQQMVNGLFNIIESHEKDNSAAIMNSLSGAK, via the coding sequence ATGAACAGAAATACAATATTAGTTGCAACCATGGCAGTTGCAACGCTCGGCTCCACTGCGCAGTCCTGCGTGGCGTTGGCTACTTCAGCGGTGGGCATCGCAGTTTTAAAACAAATTTTATTAGGCGGCATTACCAAAGGCCTCAACATTTTTGGTGATAAAAACAGTTTCCTTGCAAATAATCTCATCGATGCTGCGCTTCCTTCACAACTTCGCGACCTAAACAACACTTTGCAGAAACTTGGTTTGAACAGCCTTGTTCAGAAAGAAAAAGAATATATCGCTGAAGCTGCGGCCTTTACCGTAGAAACTTCACGTCCGATTTTGGTGAACGCCGTAAACTCTTTAACCGCAGATGATGCTGCAAGAATTTTACAGGGTGGAAGCGGCGCTGCAACGCAAATCCTGCGCGAAAGAACATCGGAACAGCTGATGTTGGCAATTGCACCGAAAGTGGATGCAAAACTGAACGAATTCGGTTTAGTGCAGTCATTAAATTCAGCACTTACAGGAACCAATTTGTTAAGCGGAATTTTCGGTGGACAAACCAATAACGGCTTAACAAGCGGAATCAGCAAGTTTGCTGCGCAACAAATGGTGAACGGACTTTTCAACATTATTGAAAGTCATGAAAAGGATAATTCGGCTGCTATTATGAACTCGCTGAGCGGCGCGAAATAA
- the rplI gene encoding 50S ribosomal protein L9 has translation MDIILKKDVENLGLEFDTVSVKPGYARNFLLPQGVAVLATPKNKADLEATLEARKEEEAKLVAAANATVDQLKKTNITIATKVGAGDKLFGSINNANLSEELSKAGVQVDKKYIKIPGNNIKRTGKFTALIRLHRNVEHSYEFDVVSDAPPVVEPKAAPAKPKAQQEETPTEEA, from the coding sequence ATGGACATTATCCTAAAAAAAGACGTAGAAAACTTAGGTCTTGAATTCGACACTGTAAGTGTAAAACCAGGTTACGCAAGAAACTTCTTATTGCCTCAAGGTGTTGCAGTATTGGCAACTCCAAAAAACAAAGCAGACTTAGAAGCTACTTTGGAAGCAAGAAAAGAAGAGGAAGCGAAATTGGTTGCTGCAGCTAACGCAACAGTAGATCAGTTGAAAAAAACAAACATTACCATCGCTACGAAAGTTGGTGCAGGTGATAAATTGTTTGGATCAATCAACAACGCAAACCTTTCTGAAGAATTATCTAAAGCAGGCGTACAGGTTGATAAAAAATACATCAAAATTCCAGGGAACAATATTAAGAGAACTGGTAAATTCACAGCATTGATCAGACTTCACAGAAATGTAGAGCACAGCTATGAATTCGATGTTGTATCTGATGCACCTCCTGTTGTAGAACCAAAAGCTGCTCCGGCAAAACCGAAAGCACAGCAAGAGGAAACTCCGACTGAAGAAGCTTAA
- a CDS encoding chloride channel protein, with translation MRRIIEVIRIKIKNSFDNIHNENLKHNLLQAIPFWIGSVITGIFAVIYAQIFQWGENLMHLMMAWKSWLIFFVAPLAFVLSWWLVNRFAPFAKGSGIPQVMAAVELANPKEHRKITRLLSLKILILKVLSSVILVIGGGAVGREGPTIQIAGSVFRKVNEVLPDWWPKISKKNMIMTGAAAGLSAAFNTPLGGIVFAVEELSKTHINYFKTALFTAVIIAGLTAQTFAGSYLYLGYPKTSNIEIFIIFPVIFVSAISGIFASQLSRLMLGVNNWKRRLKTDRSNIIFLVISALIIASLAYFVNQEILGSGKGIMQRVLFSENKHEEWYMPLFRMLGPALSFTSGGAGGIFAPALSAGASIGAVIAEWIHLTPDEANVVILTGMVAFLTGITRAPFTSSIIVLEMTDRHSLIFYLMLAGLTSSLFSLLVSRHSLYDALKESYLKDLRKK, from the coding sequence ATGCGGAGAATCATTGAAGTTATACGAATAAAAATTAAAAATTCTTTCGATAATATTCATAACGAAAATTTGAAGCATAACCTTTTGCAGGCGATTCCGTTCTGGATCGGCTCGGTGATTACGGGGATTTTTGCGGTGATTTACGCGCAGATTTTTCAGTGGGGCGAAAACCTGATGCACCTGATGATGGCTTGGAAAAGCTGGCTTATCTTTTTCGTGGCGCCGTTGGCTTTTGTGCTGTCGTGGTGGCTGGTGAACAGATTTGCGCCGTTTGCGAAAGGCAGCGGAATTCCGCAGGTCATGGCCGCGGTAGAACTTGCTAACCCAAAAGAACACCGCAAAATTACGCGGCTGCTGAGTCTGAAAATTTTAATTCTAAAAGTATTATCATCAGTTATTCTGGTGATCGGTGGTGGCGCAGTGGGTCGCGAAGGACCGACGATACAGATTGCAGGTTCGGTTTTTCGGAAGGTGAATGAAGTTTTGCCGGATTGGTGGCCGAAAATTTCGAAGAAAAATATGATTATGACGGGCGCTGCAGCGGGTTTGTCTGCGGCTTTCAATACGCCTCTGGGTGGAATTGTATTTGCGGTGGAAGAACTTTCGAAAACGCACATCAATTATTTTAAAACTGCGCTTTTTACGGCGGTAATTATTGCGGGTTTAACGGCGCAGACCTTTGCAGGTTCGTACCTTTACCTTGGTTATCCGAAAACGAGTAATATTGAAATTTTCATCATTTTCCCGGTAATATTTGTTTCTGCAATTTCCGGAATTTTTGCTAGTCAGCTCTCGCGCTTGATGTTGGGCGTGAACAACTGGAAAAGAAGATTAAAAACAGACCGTTCGAATATTATTTTTCTGGTTATCTCTGCTTTAATTATTGCTTCACTCGCTTATTTTGTCAACCAGGAAATTTTAGGTTCCGGAAAAGGAATTATGCAGCGCGTGCTCTTCAGCGAAAATAAGCACGAAGAATGGTATATGCCGCTTTTTCGGATGCTGGGACCTGCGCTTTCCTTTACTTCTGGCGGTGCAGGCGGAATTTTTGCGCCAGCTTTATCTGCTGGAGCCAGCATCGGTGCGGTGATCGCAGAGTGGATTCATCTAACGCCCGATGAAGCCAATGTGGTGATTTTAACCGGCATGGTGGCTTTTCTGACGGGAATTACACGCGCGCCTTTTACGTCGTCCATCATCGTTCTGGAAATGACTGACCGACACAGTTTAATTTTCTACCTGATGCTTGCAGGGTTGACTTCTTCTCTTTTTTCACTTCTGGTGAGCAGACACTCACTGTATGACGCGCTGAAAGAAAGTTATCTGAAAGATTTAAGGAAAAAATAA
- a CDS encoding TIGR01777 family oxidoreductase, with amino-acid sequence MNILITGGTGLVGKALTEKLREKGHFVRVLSRKPESDEFYWNVKEQKIDDAAFENLNCIIHLAGASISERWTESYKKEMFASRVDAAKLLKDYCLKNKVHLDSFISASGINFYGTFTSDEILDEKLGVKKADFLAKLCVDWENAADDFANISDRVVCLRTAMVLAKDGGAFPLLEKTVALNIGSAVGSGKQWMNWIHLNDLVNMYVFAVENAEMNGKFNAVADEVPTNKEFMKKLAKSKEKFFLPVNVPGFVLQTALGEMSSIVLEGTRASNEKIKSLGFDFTYSSLNEAFKNLV; translated from the coding sequence ATGAACATACTAATTACAGGCGGAACCGGCTTGGTCGGAAAAGCTTTAACCGAAAAACTTCGCGAAAAAGGGCACTTCGTTCGGGTTTTAAGCCGAAAACCTGAAAGCGATGAATTTTACTGGAATGTAAAGGAGCAAAAAATCGATGATGCGGCTTTTGAAAATTTAAACTGCATCATTCATTTAGCCGGCGCGTCCATCAGCGAACGCTGGACCGAATCTTACAAAAAAGAAATGTTCGCCAGCCGTGTAGATGCGGCAAAACTTCTGAAAGATTATTGTCTTAAAAATAAGGTTCATTTAGATTCATTTATTTCTGCTTCCGGAATTAATTTTTACGGCACTTTTACTTCAGATGAAATTTTAGATGAAAAATTAGGCGTTAAAAAGGCAGATTTTTTAGCAAAACTTTGCGTAGACTGGGAAAATGCGGCTGATGATTTTGCTAATATTTCAGACCGCGTGGTTTGCTTGCGTACCGCAATGGTTTTGGCAAAAGACGGCGGTGCTTTTCCGCTTTTGGAAAAAACTGTTGCTTTAAATATTGGTTCAGCTGTCGGTTCCGGCAAACAATGGATGAATTGGATTCATCTTAACGATCTGGTCAATATGTACGTTTTTGCGGTGGAAAACGCGGAAATGAACGGAAAATTTAACGCCGTCGCGGATGAGGTTCCGACCAACAAAGAATTTATGAAAAAACTGGCAAAAAGCAAGGAAAAATTTTTTCTGCCGGTAAACGTTCCCGGATTTGTGCTTCAAACTGCTTTAGGTGAAATGAGTTCCATTGTTCTGGAAGGAACACGCGCCAGCAACGAAAAAATCAAATCACTGGGATTTGACTTTACATATTCTTCGCTAAATGAAGCCTTTAAAAATTTAGTCTAA
- a CDS encoding ArsC/Spx/MgsR family protein, which yields MVKVLYNHSCSKSRGILEYLDENGVPFEIIDFITNPLSELELRTVLKKLHIAAKDLIRKNENIFKEQFSDKDLSEDEWIDVMVKNPSLIQRPIIIKDAVAMVARPVEIAKLFVEP from the coding sequence ATGGTAAAAGTGCTCTACAACCATTCCTGCTCGAAAAGTCGCGGAATTTTGGAATATCTGGACGAAAACGGCGTCCCTTTTGAAATCATTGATTTTATTACCAATCCGTTAAGTGAGCTGGAACTGCGCACCGTTTTGAAAAAGTTGCATATTGCGGCAAAAGATTTAATTCGGAAAAACGAAAATATTTTTAAAGAACAATTCAGCGACAAAGATTTAAGCGAGGATGAATGGATTGACGTGATGGTGAAAAATCCGTCACTGATTCAGCGCCCAATTATCATTAAGGATGCTGTGGCGATGGTCGCCAGACCGGTAGAAATTGCGAAACTTTTTGTGGAGCCTTAG
- a CDS encoding FMN-binding glutamate synthase family protein has translation MRDKFIRWGIVILVITWAIAIVIKTHYWIPILLTAIYALGLYNSFQKKHAILRNFPVIGYFRYIFEGISPEMQQYFIERETDGKPFPRNERSAAYRRSKNISDTVPFGTQLDINNRKYEGIKHSIYAKSPAEELPTVMVGGADCKQKYKASLFNISAMSFGSLSDRAQISLNRGAKKGGFFHNTGEGGISPYHLQGGDLCWQIGTGYFGCRDDHGNFSPEIFQKNVSLPSVKMIEIKISQGAKPGHGGVLPGSKNTPEIAAIRHVQPGLTIISPPSHSAFSDAAGLLRFVKQLRDLSDGKPVGFKLCIGDTKEFEDICAQMNVLKIYPDFITVDGAEGGTGAAPPEFSDGVGMPLEPALIFVNRTLTNFNVRDKLKVIASGKVLTALAILRAVAMGADMCNNARGFMFALGCIQALRCNTNTCPTGVATQDKMLIKGLDVTDKSERVYHFHKNTLRTCNELIAAAGRTSYEEVDASMFMRGDEFEHLADFYFPDILGNVKAPVQRY, from the coding sequence ATGAGAGACAAGTTCATTAGGTGGGGAATTGTAATACTGGTGATCACCTGGGCGATTGCTATAGTGATAAAAACCCACTATTGGATTCCCATTTTGCTTACTGCCATTTACGCTTTGGGACTGTATAACAGTTTCCAAAAAAAACATGCAATTCTGCGAAATTTTCCGGTGATCGGTTATTTCCGATATATTTTTGAAGGAATTTCGCCCGAAATGCAGCAGTATTTTATTGAAAGAGAAACCGACGGGAAACCATTTCCGCGAAACGAGCGCTCTGCGGCTTATCGACGCTCGAAAAACATCAGCGATACGGTGCCTTTCGGAACCCAGCTGGATATAAATAACAGAAAATACGAAGGAATTAAACACTCCATCTACGCAAAATCACCTGCAGAAGAATTGCCAACAGTGATGGTTGGCGGTGCGGACTGTAAGCAAAAATACAAAGCTTCTTTATTTAATATTTCAGCGATGAGTTTCGGTTCACTAAGTGACCGCGCGCAGATTTCGTTGAACAGAGGTGCCAAAAAAGGTGGATTTTTCCACAATACCGGCGAGGGTGGAATTTCACCTTATCATTTGCAGGGCGGTGATTTGTGCTGGCAAATTGGTACCGGATATTTCGGCTGCCGCGATGATCACGGAAATTTTTCACCGGAAATTTTCCAGAAAAACGTCTCTTTGCCGAGCGTTAAAATGATTGAAATTAAAATCTCGCAAGGTGCTAAACCAGGCCACGGCGGTGTTTTGCCCGGCTCTAAAAATACACCGGAAATCGCTGCTATCCGTCACGTACAACCGGGATTGACTATTATTTCACCGCCGTCGCACTCCGCGTTTTCGGATGCTGCAGGTTTGCTGAGATTTGTAAAGCAACTGCGTGACCTTTCGGATGGTAAACCGGTAGGATTTAAGCTATGTATCGGTGACACCAAAGAATTTGAAGACATCTGCGCACAGATGAACGTGCTGAAGATCTATCCGGACTTTATTACCGTGGATGGTGCCGAAGGCGGAACCGGAGCTGCACCGCCGGAATTTTCGGATGGTGTGGGAATGCCACTGGAACCGGCCTTGATTTTCGTAAACAGAACTTTAACCAACTTTAACGTTCGGGACAAGCTGAAAGTCATTGCAAGCGGAAAAGTGCTGACTGCACTGGCTATTTTACGTGCTGTTGCTATGGGCGCAGATATGTGTAACAACGCGCGTGGATTTATGTTTGCGCTCGGCTGTATTCAGGCTTTGCGTTGCAATACCAACACTTGCCCGACCGGAGTTGCGACACAGGATAAAATGCTTATTAAAGGCCTTGATGTGACCGATAAAAGCGAAAGAGTGTACCACTTCCATAAGAACACTTTACGAACCTGCAACGAGCTGATTGCTGCTGCCGGAAGAACTTCGTACGAAGAAGTGGACGCAAGCATGTTTATGCGTGGTGACGAATTCGAACATCTTGCGGATTTCTATTTCCCGGATATTTTAGGAAATGTAAAAGCGCCTGTTCAGCGTTATTAA
- a CDS encoding deoxynucleoside kinase has translation MHIAVTGNIGAGKTTLTKMLAKHYNWEAQFEDVDHNPYLEDFYADMSKWSFALQIYFLGSRFRQVKEIRESGKDIVQDRTIYEDAHIFAENLNDMQLLTDRDFNNYSSVFNLMKSFVSAPDLLIYLKSDVPNLVKKIYKRGRDYESSISIDYLSKLNLKYERWISEYKEGKLLIIEVDDLDFVERPEDFGYILERIETELHGLF, from the coding sequence ATGCATATTGCTGTCACAGGAAACATCGGCGCGGGAAAAACCACTTTAACCAAAATGTTGGCGAAACATTATAACTGGGAAGCTCAGTTTGAAGACGTAGACCACAATCCGTATCTGGAAGATTTTTACGCGGATATGAGCAAATGGAGTTTTGCTTTGCAGATTTATTTTTTGGGCAGCAGATTTCGCCAGGTGAAAGAAATTCGGGAGAGCGGAAAAGATATTGTGCAGGACCGTACGATTTATGAAGATGCGCACATTTTTGCGGAAAACCTGAACGATATGCAGCTTTTAACCGACCGCGATTTCAACAATTATTCCTCGGTTTTTAATCTGATGAAAAGCTTTGTTTCGGCACCGGATTTGCTGATCTATCTGAAATCCGATGTACCGAATCTGGTGAAGAAAATCTATAAAAGAGGACGAGATTATGAATCCTCAATTTCCATTGATTACCTTTCCAAACTCAACTTAAAATATGAACGTTGGATTTCTGAGTACAAAGAAGGAAAACTCCTGATCATCGAGGTTGATGATTTGGATTTCGTAGAAAGACCCGAAGATTTTGGTTATATCCTGGAAAGAATAGAGACAGAATTACACGGTTTATTCTAA
- the rpsF gene encoding 30S ribosomal protein S6, with product MNNYETVFILTPVLSDAQVEEAVKKVEDLLKSNNCEIVAKENWGLKKLAYPIQLKKNGFYTLIEFKGEGTVVADLELMFKRDERVIRYLTTKLDKHAIEYAVTRRAKLKTAKA from the coding sequence ATGAACAATTACGAAACTGTTTTCATTTTAACTCCCGTTCTATCTGACGCACAGGTGGAGGAAGCAGTAAAAAAAGTTGAAGATCTTTTAAAATCTAACAATTGTGAAATCGTTGCCAAAGAAAACTGGGGACTGAAAAAATTGGCGTATCCAATTCAATTAAAAAAGAATGGTTTTTACACTTTGATCGAATTCAAAGGTGAAGGAACTGTGGTTGCAGATTTAGAGTTGATGTTTAAGCGTGATGAGAGAGTAATCCGTTACCTTACTACAAAACTTGACAAACACGCAATCGAGTATGCAGTAACAAGAAGAGCAAAACTAAAAACTGCGAAAGCTTAA
- a CDS encoding NAD-dependent epimerase/dehydratase family protein: MESHTEKILITGALGQIGTELTNRLVEIHGAENVVASGLDRWDKSLTSAGFYERMDVTNTQLVRQVIKDYEITTVYHLASLLSGTSEKQPLFAWKLNLEPLIQFCEMAKEGLIQKIFWPSSIAVFGKGIPKENVGQEVVLNPTTVYGISKMAGEKWCEYYFDKYGVDVRSIRYPGLISWKTPAGGGTTDYAVEIFYEAVESGKYTSFISENTGMPMLYMDDAINATLKLMAAPKESLSVHTSYNLGGLSFTPKELAAEIQKEMPDFSIDYKPDFRQQIADSWPASIDDSVAKKDWGLTYDYDITEMTKDMLKNLKVKLQKN, encoded by the coding sequence ATGGAATCTCACACGGAAAAAATACTTATTACAGGCGCTTTGGGCCAAATCGGAACTGAACTTACGAACCGCCTGGTGGAAATTCACGGCGCGGAGAACGTGGTTGCTTCCGGACTGGACCGTTGGGATAAAAGCCTGACTTCCGCGGGATTTTATGAGCGCATGGACGTGACCAACACGCAGCTGGTGCGCCAGGTGATTAAAGATTACGAAATTACGACCGTTTACCACCTCGCTTCGCTTTTATCGGGAACTTCGGAAAAACAGCCGCTTTTTGCCTGGAAACTGAACCTGGAACCGCTCATCCAGTTTTGTGAAATGGCTAAAGAAGGTTTGATTCAGAAAATTTTCTGGCCGAGCTCCATCGCGGTTTTCGGAAAAGGAATTCCCAAGGAAAATGTAGGACAGGAAGTGGTTTTGAATCCTACAACGGTTTATGGAATCTCTAAAATGGCGGGCGAAAAATGGTGTGAATATTATTTTGATAAATATGGTGTTGATGTGCGCAGTATCCGTTATCCTGGATTGATTTCCTGGAAAACTCCGGCCGGCGGCGGCACGACAGATTATGCCGTTGAAATTTTCTACGAAGCCGTAGAATCGGGAAAATATACGAGTTTTATCTCGGAAAATACGGGTATGCCGATGCTTTACATGGATGACGCGATTAACGCTACGTTGAAGCTGATGGCGGCGCCGAAAGAAAGTTTAAGCGTGCATACGTCTTATAATTTAGGAGGTTTGTCTTTTACACCAAAAGAGTTGGCGGCGGAAATCCAGAAAGAAATGCCGGATTTCAGCATTGATTACAAACCAGATTTCCGTCAGCAAATTGCAGATTCCTGGCCGGCCTCCATCGACGATTCGGTGGCGAAAAAAGACTGGGGACTCACCTACGATTACGACATCACGGAAATGACGAAAGATATGCTGAAGAATTTGAAGGTAAAACTGCAAAAAAATTAA
- a CDS encoding DUF493 domain-containing protein: MNIIDNESSKNPEEFYTSLKEKLDHTHNFPEDFLFKFIIESSEAKSTEIYRVFDNVKFTLSTRDSSNGKYTSISINAFVMDSDQVIRLYKEVGKIEGVMML; encoded by the coding sequence ATGAATATAATAGATAACGAAAGCAGCAAAAATCCTGAAGAATTCTATACTTCGCTGAAAGAAAAACTGGATCATACACATAATTTTCCCGAAGATTTCCTTTTTAAATTCATCATCGAAAGCAGTGAAGCTAAAAGCACCGAAATCTACCGCGTTTTCGATAATGTAAAATTTACTTTATCCACGCGCGACAGTTCGAACGGAAAATACACCTCCATCAGTATCAACGCTTTTGTGATGGATTCCGATCAGGTAATTCGACTTTACAAAGAAGTGGGGAAAATTGAAGGCGTGATGATGCTTTAA
- a CDS encoding polysaccharide deacetylase family protein → MILLTFNILANDFDFKAKPEKMPAEQVEFTIATTKALMKSLEKEEISATFFVEISLLPKVENLLKQIRNEGHEIAFFQQNSTLEEIENAKKWTEDLLEKNVRGIRMKENAFPVSELRKLQFNYISVIDDQKLSFPLKKLARKAPFTEENGLTLLYQSISPYSQMPYNDFVFQLVPLIYYQNMVLETVKKDEFVLVNLNSWQFAEVKNLPFQLPFFRKYKIGKPMQEKLTRFLTWINENQIATSRVKDFIS, encoded by the coding sequence ATGATTTTACTGACTTTCAATATTTTGGCGAACGATTTTGATTTTAAGGCAAAACCAGAAAAAATGCCCGCAGAGCAGGTAGAATTTACGATTGCGACCACGAAAGCGCTTATGAAAAGTCTGGAGAAAGAAGAAATTTCAGCCACTTTTTTTGTGGAAATTTCGCTTTTGCCTAAAGTGGAAAATTTGCTGAAACAAATAAGAAATGAAGGTCATGAGATCGCATTTTTTCAGCAAAATTCAACGTTGGAAGAAATTGAAAATGCAAAGAAATGGACGGAAGATTTGCTGGAAAAAAATGTGCGCGGAATTCGGATGAAAGAAAACGCATTTCCGGTAAGCGAACTGCGGAAGCTTCAGTTTAATTATATTTCCGTCATCGATGATCAGAAACTTTCTTTTCCGCTGAAAAAACTGGCGAGGAAAGCTCCATTTACGGAGGAAAACGGTCTGACACTACTCTACCAAAGCATTTCACCTTACTCGCAAATGCCTTATAATGATTTTGTTTTTCAGCTGGTGCCGCTGATTTATTACCAAAACATGGTGCTGGAAACGGTAAAGAAAGATGAGTTTGTTTTGGTGAACCTGAACTCCTGGCAATTTGCAGAAGTAAAAAATTTGCCGTTTCAGCTGCCTTTTTTTCGAAAATATAAAATCGGGAAACCGATGCAGGAAAAATTAACCCGTTTTCTGACCTGGATTAATGAAAACCAGATTGCGACTTCGCGCGTGAAAGATTTTATCAGCTAA
- the ggt gene encoding gamma-glutamyltransferase: MKKYFLSFLILSQFVFAQFTDINIVKEIHTKDKGLVVSAHPLASEAGAKILKMGGNAFDAVIATQYALAVVYPQAGNIGGGGFLVGVKKNGEKFTIDFRETAPAKASRDMYLDKKGNANTDLSQNGRLAVGIPGSVAGFYATLKHANLPMENLIQPAIDLAEQGFAITEKEANLLNSQMEFFNQHNKTTTVFQKKMPWKAGEILVQKELAETLKLIQRNGAKGFYEGRTADLIVKEMQRGNGIISLNDLKNYKVVDRKPITFNYKGNEIVSMPLPSSGGILLAQMLKMTSFENLEKYQHNSTPAVQIMVEAERRAFADRAEFMGDPGFIKDQTAMLISEKYLKNRWKTFTMNRATPSAEVGKIIPQPKESTETTHISIIDKDGNAVAVTTTLNGLYGSKVVVSGAGFFLNNEMDDFSIKPGVPNMFGAVGGEANSIQAGKRMLSSMTPTIVLKNSKPYIIVGTPGGTTIPTSVFQTIVNIIDFKLSPNMAVNSPKFHHQWLPESILVEKNFPETTVADLVKNKYTIEKTAQIGRTEVIVIDEMGNATAIADGRGDDSVAVE, encoded by the coding sequence ATGAAAAAGTACTTTCTTTCCTTTCTTATTTTGTCCCAGTTTGTTTTCGCACAATTTACCGATATTAATATCGTCAAGGAAATTCACACCAAAGACAAAGGTTTGGTGGTTTCCGCGCATCCGTTAGCCAGCGAGGCCGGCGCCAAAATTCTCAAAATGGGCGGCAACGCCTTCGACGCCGTGATCGCCACACAATACGCTTTGGCAGTCGTTTACCCGCAGGCGGGAAACATCGGCGGCGGCGGATTTTTAGTCGGCGTGAAAAAGAACGGTGAAAAATTCACCATCGATTTTCGCGAAACCGCGCCCGCAAAAGCTTCGCGCGATATGTACCTCGATAAAAAAGGAAATGCAAACACAGATCTTTCCCAAAACGGGCGTTTGGCGGTCGGAATTCCCGGTTCTGTAGCGGGTTTTTACGCGACTTTGAAACACGCTAACCTTCCCATGGAAAATCTCATTCAGCCTGCTATCGATTTGGCGGAACAGGGTTTTGCCATCACCGAAAAAGAAGCGAATCTTCTGAACAGTCAAATGGAATTTTTCAACCAGCATAACAAGACCACCACGGTATTTCAGAAAAAAATGCCCTGGAAGGCCGGAGAAATTTTAGTTCAGAAAGAACTTGCAGAAACTTTAAAACTCATTCAGAGAAACGGTGCAAAAGGTTTCTATGAAGGAAGAACCGCTGATTTAATCGTGAAAGAAATGCAGCGCGGAAACGGCATTATTTCTTTAAACGACCTGAAAAATTACAAAGTCGTGGATAGAAAACCCATCACTTTTAATTATAAAGGAAATGAAATTGTCTCGATGCCTTTGCCGTCCAGCGGCGGAATTTTACTCGCGCAAATGCTGAAAATGACTTCTTTCGAGAATCTGGAAAAATATCAGCACAATTCCACGCCCGCCGTTCAGATAATGGTAGAAGCTGAAAGACGCGCTTTCGCCGACCGAGCGGAATTTATGGGTGATCCGGGTTTTATTAAAGACCAAACCGCAATGCTGATTTCCGAAAAATATTTAAAAAACCGATGGAAAACTTTTACTATGAACCGCGCAACGCCAAGCGCTGAAGTTGGTAAAATTATTCCACAACCAAAAGAATCCACGGAAACTACGCATATTTCCATCATCGATAAAGACGGAAACGCGGTCGCGGTTACGACTACTTTAAATGGTTTGTACGGCAGCAAGGTCGTGGTTTCAGGTGCCGGATTTTTCCTGAATAACGAGATGGATGATTTTTCTATAAAACCCGGTGTTCCAAATATGTTTGGCGCGGTCGGCGGCGAAGCGAATTCCATTCAAGCCGGAAAAAGAATGCTGAGTTCAATGACGCCTACCATCGTTTTGAAAAACTCAAAACCATACATCATCGTTGGAACGCCGGGTGGAACTACGATTCCGACCTCCGTTTTTCAGACTATCGTGAATATTATCGATTTTAAATTAAGCCCGAACATGGCGGTTAATTCACCAAAATTTCATCATCAGTGGCTGCCGGAATCAATTTTAGTTGAAAAGAATTTCCCGGAAACTACGGTTGCAGATTTGGTAAAAAATAAATATACCATTGAAAAAACCGCGCAAATCGGGCGTACAGAAGTCATCGTAATTGATGAAATGGGAAATGCCACGGCGATTGCTGACGGTCGCGGAGATGATTCAGTAGCGGTGGAGTAA